Proteins from a single region of Esox lucius isolate fEsoLuc1 chromosome 13, fEsoLuc1.pri, whole genome shotgun sequence:
- the si:dkey-88e18.2 gene encoding interleukin-12 subunit beta isoform X2 — MTLVPWVVMLLCVSLPRAQGLIFSEIYVVSDEHSSVNLTCPMAFSGPLTWTHGDQPLDSDNAQVQGHNLILNDIWHGEYSCWNGERKLGSVYLLEALKEDGAGGTDSSISCWAKSYDCIITCIWTNSEFSTVRLGLGHACTHGQENCTWVYPATNLQNKGFHFNLSHSLSPYTEEITPLVVTAEAINEFKYLRKTKRFYLRDIVQPDSPTVVTCLMNGENLEVKVEPPTTWNSPPSYFPLEHQIAYILKDNGEEKHSMELHIPKYVSKIIGDKKDKRNKGKYIIRCNAGGKKGNKTKSRPAMSANH; from the exons ATGACATTAGTTCCATGGGTCGTCATGCTGCTCTGTGTGAGCCTCCCAAGAGCACAGGGGCTCATCTTCAGTGAaatct ACGTGGTGAGTGATGAACACAGTTCAGTGAATCTGACCTGTCCCATGGCATTCTCTGGTCCTTTGACTTGGACCCACGGTGACCAGCCTTTGGATTCAGACAACGCCCAGGTCCAAGGCCATAACCTGATACTAAACGACATTTGGCATGGAGAATACAGCTGCTGGAATGGCGAGAGGAAACTTGGATCAGTCTATCTACTTGAAGCGCTGAAAGAGGATGGGGCgggaggaacag ATTCTTCAATCAGCTGTTGGGCCAAATCTTATGACTGCATCATTACCTGTATCTGGACCAATAGTGAATTCAGCACTGTCCGACTTGGGCTGGGCCATGCTTG tACTCATGGACAGGAAAACTGCACTTGGGTGTACCCAGCAACCAACCTCCAAAATAAAGGGTTTCATTTTAACCTGTCCCACTCCCTTTCACCATACACTGAGGAGATCACTCCCCTTGTAGTCACTGCTGAGGCCATCAATGAGTTTAAATACCTTAGGAAGACCAAGAGATTCTACCTGCGTGACATTG TCCAGCCCGACAGTCCTACAGTTGTGACGTGCCTAATGAACGGTGAGAATCTGGAGGTGAAAGTAGAACCACCAACCACCTGGAACTCTCCTCCCAGCTACTTCCCTCTGGAGCACCAGATAGCATACATATTAAAAGACAATGGCGAG GAAAAGCACTCTATGGAACTGCACATCCCAAAATATGTCAGCAAG ATTATCGGAGACAAGAAAGACAAGAgaaacaaaggaaaatacatcATTCGCTGCAACGCAGGAGGAAAAAAGGGGAACAAGACCAAATCAAGACCTGCTATGTCTGCGAATCACTAA
- the si:dkey-88e18.2 gene encoding interleukin-12 subunit beta isoform X3, producing the protein MTLVPWVVMLLCVSLPRAQGLIFSEIYVVSDEHSSVNLTCPMAFSGPLTWTHGDQPLDSDNAQVQGHNLILNDIWHGEYSCWNGERKLGSVYLLEALKEDGAGGTDSSISCWAKSYDCIITCIWTNSEFSTVRLGLGHACTHGQENCTWVYPATNLQNKGFHFNLSHSLSPYTEEITPLVVTAEAINEFKYLRKTKRFYLRDIVQPDSPTVVTCLMNGENLEVKVEPPTTWNSPPSYFPLEHQIAYILKDNGEEKHSMELHIPKYVSKVRVRSRDPLVPSAWSQWTPWKNCILSFFL; encoded by the exons ATGACATTAGTTCCATGGGTCGTCATGCTGCTCTGTGTGAGCCTCCCAAGAGCACAGGGGCTCATCTTCAGTGAaatct ACGTGGTGAGTGATGAACACAGTTCAGTGAATCTGACCTGTCCCATGGCATTCTCTGGTCCTTTGACTTGGACCCACGGTGACCAGCCTTTGGATTCAGACAACGCCCAGGTCCAAGGCCATAACCTGATACTAAACGACATTTGGCATGGAGAATACAGCTGCTGGAATGGCGAGAGGAAACTTGGATCAGTCTATCTACTTGAAGCGCTGAAAGAGGATGGGGCgggaggaacag ATTCTTCAATCAGCTGTTGGGCCAAATCTTATGACTGCATCATTACCTGTATCTGGACCAATAGTGAATTCAGCACTGTCCGACTTGGGCTGGGCCATGCTTG tACTCATGGACAGGAAAACTGCACTTGGGTGTACCCAGCAACCAACCTCCAAAATAAAGGGTTTCATTTTAACCTGTCCCACTCCCTTTCACCATACACTGAGGAGATCACTCCCCTTGTAGTCACTGCTGAGGCCATCAATGAGTTTAAATACCTTAGGAAGACCAAGAGATTCTACCTGCGTGACATTG TCCAGCCCGACAGTCCTACAGTTGTGACGTGCCTAATGAACGGTGAGAATCTGGAGGTGAAAGTAGAACCACCAACCACCTGGAACTCTCCTCCCAGCTACTTCCCTCTGGAGCACCAGATAGCATACATATTAAAAGACAATGGCGAG GAAAAGCACTCTATGGAACTGCACATCCCAAAATATGTCAGCAAGGTAAGGGTCCGTTCCAGAGACCCCTTGGTGCCTTCTGCCTGGAGCCAGTGGACTCCTTGGAAAAAT TGTATACTGTCCTTCTTTCTTTAA
- the si:dkey-88e18.2 gene encoding interleukin-12 subunit beta isoform X1 has translation MTLVPWVVMLLCVSLPRAQGLIFSEIYVVSDEHSSVNLTCPMAFSGPLTWTHGDQPLDSDNAQVQGHNLILNDIWHGEYSCWNGERKLGSVYLLEALKEDGAGGTDSSISCWAKSYDCIITCIWTNSEFSTVRLGLGHACTHGQENCTWVYPATNLQNKGFHFNLSHSLSPYTEEITPLVVTAEAINEFKYLRKTKRFYLRDIVQPDSPTVVTCLMNGENLEVKVEPPTTWNSPPSYFPLEHQIAYILKDNGEEKHSMELHIPKYVSKVRVRSRDPLVPSAWSQWTPWKNIIGDKKDKRNKGKYIIRCNAGGKKGNKTKSRPAMSANH, from the exons ATGACATTAGTTCCATGGGTCGTCATGCTGCTCTGTGTGAGCCTCCCAAGAGCACAGGGGCTCATCTTCAGTGAaatct ACGTGGTGAGTGATGAACACAGTTCAGTGAATCTGACCTGTCCCATGGCATTCTCTGGTCCTTTGACTTGGACCCACGGTGACCAGCCTTTGGATTCAGACAACGCCCAGGTCCAAGGCCATAACCTGATACTAAACGACATTTGGCATGGAGAATACAGCTGCTGGAATGGCGAGAGGAAACTTGGATCAGTCTATCTACTTGAAGCGCTGAAAGAGGATGGGGCgggaggaacag ATTCTTCAATCAGCTGTTGGGCCAAATCTTATGACTGCATCATTACCTGTATCTGGACCAATAGTGAATTCAGCACTGTCCGACTTGGGCTGGGCCATGCTTG tACTCATGGACAGGAAAACTGCACTTGGGTGTACCCAGCAACCAACCTCCAAAATAAAGGGTTTCATTTTAACCTGTCCCACTCCCTTTCACCATACACTGAGGAGATCACTCCCCTTGTAGTCACTGCTGAGGCCATCAATGAGTTTAAATACCTTAGGAAGACCAAGAGATTCTACCTGCGTGACATTG TCCAGCCCGACAGTCCTACAGTTGTGACGTGCCTAATGAACGGTGAGAATCTGGAGGTGAAAGTAGAACCACCAACCACCTGGAACTCTCCTCCCAGCTACTTCCCTCTGGAGCACCAGATAGCATACATATTAAAAGACAATGGCGAG GAAAAGCACTCTATGGAACTGCACATCCCAAAATATGTCAGCAAGGTAAGGGTCCGTTCCAGAGACCCCTTGGTGCCTTCTGCCTGGAGCCAGTGGACTCCTTGGAAAAAT ATTATCGGAGACAAGAAAGACAAGAgaaacaaaggaaaatacatcATTCGCTGCAACGCAGGAGGAAAAAAGGGGAACAAGACCAAATCAAGACCTGCTATGTCTGCGAATCACTAA
- the si:dkey-88e18.2 gene encoding interleukin-12 subunit beta isoform X4 — MTLVPWVVMLLCVSLPRAQGLIFSEIYVVSDEHSSVNLTCPMAFSGPLTWTHGDQPLDSDNAQVQGHNLILNDIWHGEYSCWNGERKLGSVYLLEALKEDGAGGTDSSISCWAKSYDCIITCIWTNSEFSTVRLGLGHACTHGQENCTWVYPATNLQNKGFHFNLSHSLSPYTEEITPLVVTAEAINEFKYLRKTKRFYLRDIVQPDSPTVVTCLMNGENLEVKVEPPTTWNSPPSYFPLEHQIAYILKDNGEEKHSMELHIPKYVSKCILSFFL, encoded by the exons ATGACATTAGTTCCATGGGTCGTCATGCTGCTCTGTGTGAGCCTCCCAAGAGCACAGGGGCTCATCTTCAGTGAaatct ACGTGGTGAGTGATGAACACAGTTCAGTGAATCTGACCTGTCCCATGGCATTCTCTGGTCCTTTGACTTGGACCCACGGTGACCAGCCTTTGGATTCAGACAACGCCCAGGTCCAAGGCCATAACCTGATACTAAACGACATTTGGCATGGAGAATACAGCTGCTGGAATGGCGAGAGGAAACTTGGATCAGTCTATCTACTTGAAGCGCTGAAAGAGGATGGGGCgggaggaacag ATTCTTCAATCAGCTGTTGGGCCAAATCTTATGACTGCATCATTACCTGTATCTGGACCAATAGTGAATTCAGCACTGTCCGACTTGGGCTGGGCCATGCTTG tACTCATGGACAGGAAAACTGCACTTGGGTGTACCCAGCAACCAACCTCCAAAATAAAGGGTTTCATTTTAACCTGTCCCACTCCCTTTCACCATACACTGAGGAGATCACTCCCCTTGTAGTCACTGCTGAGGCCATCAATGAGTTTAAATACCTTAGGAAGACCAAGAGATTCTACCTGCGTGACATTG TCCAGCCCGACAGTCCTACAGTTGTGACGTGCCTAATGAACGGTGAGAATCTGGAGGTGAAAGTAGAACCACCAACCACCTGGAACTCTCCTCCCAGCTACTTCCCTCTGGAGCACCAGATAGCATACATATTAAAAGACAATGGCGAG GAAAAGCACTCTATGGAACTGCACATCCCAAAATATGTCAGCAAG TGTATACTGTCCTTCTTTCTTTAA